One window from the genome of Mycolicibacterium gadium encodes:
- a CDS encoding SDR family NAD(P)-dependent oxidoreductase yields the protein MAIEPSDILLTGRVAVVTGGGAGIGRGVAEGLAAFGAKVAIWERDAETCASTAESVGALGIVVDVRDSGQVDAALQRTVDELGEVSILVNNAGGVFKSSLLDTTENGWDALYKSNLRHVLLCTQRVARRLVAAGLPGSVINVTSIEGARAAPGYAAYAAAKAGVINYTKTAALELAAHNIRVNALAPDLTLTEGIIALSGGSMQDSDAPGIPMNRPGHVDEMAGAAVFLASEMSSYITGQTIHVDGGTQAAGGWYHHPQTGDYQLGPG from the coding sequence GTGGCCATCGAACCGTCGGACATCCTGCTCACCGGCCGAGTCGCGGTGGTGACCGGTGGGGGCGCCGGCATCGGCAGGGGCGTCGCCGAAGGATTGGCGGCGTTCGGCGCCAAGGTCGCCATCTGGGAACGCGACGCCGAAACCTGCGCATCGACCGCGGAAAGTGTTGGTGCACTGGGCATCGTCGTCGACGTGAGAGACAGCGGGCAGGTGGATGCGGCACTGCAGCGCACCGTCGACGAGCTCGGCGAGGTCTCGATTCTGGTGAACAACGCCGGCGGCGTGTTCAAGTCATCGCTGCTGGACACCACGGAGAACGGCTGGGACGCGCTGTACAAGAGCAACCTTCGCCATGTGCTGCTGTGCACGCAACGGGTGGCGCGGCGTCTGGTGGCGGCCGGCCTGCCCGGCAGCGTCATCAACGTCACGTCGATCGAGGGCGCCCGCGCGGCACCGGGCTATGCGGCGTACGCGGCGGCGAAGGCCGGCGTCATCAACTACACCAAGACAGCGGCCCTCGAGCTGGCGGCCCACAACATCCGCGTCAATGCCTTGGCCCCCGATCTGACATTGACCGAAGGCATCATCGCGCTGTCGGGCGGCAGCATGCAGGACAGCGACGCTCCAGGCATTCCGATGAACCGGCCCGGCCATGTCGATGAGATGGCCGGGGCGGCAGTCTTTCTCGCATCCGAGATGTCGAGCTACATCACCGGCCAAACCATCCACGTCGACGGCGGCACGCAGGCCGCGGGCGGGTGGTACCACCACCCTCAGACCGGCGACTACCAGCTCGGGCCCGGTTAG